A single genomic interval of Lacrimispora sphenoides JCM 1415 harbors:
- a CDS encoding GntR family transcriptional regulator → MRLTERYSKETGREYALRMLKDNIIHLDLVPGSMLSENELSSEMNLSRTPVREALIELSKVKIVEIYPQKGSAVALIDYKLVEEAIFMRNVLECAVVELACKTAGEEAVMGLRENVKLQEFYLENRSPERLLKLDDEFHRLLFHITGKDQVYQLMDSITIHFDRIRSMSLIAVKDLKTISDHQAIVEAIAAKDGSKAKGLMEKHLSRYKIDEEALRKEYSEYFL, encoded by the coding sequence ATGCGGCTGACAGAACGGTATTCCAAAGAGACAGGAAGGGAATATGCACTCCGGATGTTAAAGGATAATATCATACATCTTGATCTGGTTCCCGGGAGTATGCTGAGCGAGAATGAATTGTCGTCAGAGATGAATTTATCCCGGACTCCGGTGAGAGAAGCACTGATTGAGCTGTCAAAGGTGAAAATCGTGGAAATTTATCCTCAAAAGGGAAGCGCAGTGGCTTTGATCGATTATAAGCTGGTGGAAGAGGCGATTTTTATGCGCAATGTCCTGGAATGCGCAGTTGTGGAACTGGCTTGTAAGACGGCTGGGGAAGAAGCAGTCATGGGGTTGAGAGAGAATGTGAAGCTTCAGGAGTTTTATCTGGAAAATCGTTCTCCGGAGCGGCTTCTTAAGCTGGATGATGAATTTCACCGGCTGCTGTTTCACATAACCGGCAAGGACCAGGTTTATCAGCTCATGGACAGCATTACCATTCACTTTGACAGGATACGCAGCATGTCTCTGATTGCAGTAAAGGATCTAAAGACAATTTCCGACCATCAGGCCATTGTGGAAGCCATTGCTGCAAAGGACGGAAGCAAAGCAAAAGGATTGATGGAAAAGCATTTATCCAGATATAAAATCGATGAAGAAGCCTTGCGAAAGGAATATTCGGAGTATTTTCTGTGA
- the uxuA gene encoding mannonate dehydratase has protein sequence MKMIMRWFPFGDDSVTLGQIRQTPGVSGVATCLPKVPVGQVWPLETLKALKKEINEAGLEMEVIESVNIHEDIKKGLSTRDEYIDAYIKTLEHLSLVGVKCLCYNFMPVMDWARSDLAYQTEDGSYVMAYRHDEVLQMNPEKMAKAMEGKARGYSLPGWEPERLYAMAQDIEFYQSMTREQYWNNMKYFLDAVVPYAEKYDIKMAIHPDDPPWPLYGLPKVITNAENIRTFLDLNSNPYNGLTLCTGSLGSDLSNDIPAMMREFGNRKRIHFAHIRNVHHLSEKDFDEAAHLSSCGDLDMFAIVEALYESGFEGYIRPDHGRMIWGEQARPGYGLYDRAIGANYLLGLWEAIDKTHKNRK, from the coding sequence ATGAAAATGATTATGCGTTGGTTTCCCTTTGGGGATGACAGCGTGACCCTTGGCCAGATCCGCCAGACACCGGGGGTTTCCGGTGTGGCCACCTGCCTGCCTAAGGTTCCTGTGGGACAAGTATGGCCCCTGGAGACCTTAAAAGCCCTGAAAAAGGAGATCAATGAGGCCGGTCTTGAGATGGAGGTAATCGAAAGTGTCAATATCCATGAAGACATAAAGAAAGGCCTTTCTACCAGGGATGAGTATATTGATGCTTATATAAAGACCCTGGAGCATTTAAGCCTTGTTGGGGTCAAGTGTCTCTGCTATAATTTTATGCCTGTGATGGACTGGGCACGAAGTGATCTTGCCTATCAGACGGAAGACGGAAGCTATGTTATGGCTTACCGCCATGATGAGGTTTTACAGATGAATCCGGAAAAGATGGCAAAGGCCATGGAGGGAAAAGCAAGAGGATACTCCCTTCCGGGCTGGGAGCCGGAGCGGCTTTATGCCATGGCTCAGGACATTGAGTTTTATCAGTCCATGACAAGGGAGCAATATTGGAACAATATGAAATATTTCCTGGATGCGGTAGTTCCATATGCGGAGAAGTATGACATTAAGATGGCAATTCACCCAGATGATCCGCCATGGCCTCTTTATGGGCTTCCAAAGGTCATTACCAATGCGGAAAATATCCGGACATTTCTTGATTTAAACAGCAATCCCTATAATGGACTGACCTTATGCACCGGCAGTCTGGGAAGCGATTTAAGCAATGACATTCCGGCCATGATGCGGGAGTTTGGAAACAGAAAGCGGATTCATTTTGCCCACATCAGGAATGTGCACCATCTTTCGGAAAAGGATTTTGATGAAGCGGCTCATCTTTCTTCCTGCGGGGATTTAGATATGTTTGCCATTGTAGAGGCTTTGTATGAATCTGGCTTTGAAGGATATATCCGTCCGGATCACGGCCGCATGATCTGGGGAGAGCAGGCTCGTCCTGGATATGGTCTGTATGACCGGGCCATTGGAGCTAATTATCTGTTAGGTCTTTGGGAAGCCATTGATAAAACCCATAAAAATAGAAAATAG
- a CDS encoding mannitol dehydrogenase family protein produces the protein MKLNRSCLTNREAWEKASVKLPEFDWEKMRSTTDKSPKWIHFGAGNIFRGFIAVLQQSLLNEGLEESGIIATDTFDYDIIDKIYTPFDNMTMMVSLKPDGTMDREVVASVARGVKADVSNETDFGYLVQTFENPSLQMVSFTITEKGYALANFRGELFPVVEKDMEDGPEKATHAMSVVTALLLKRYLAGGSPLALVSMDNCSHNGEKLRDSIVSIAEAWTKKGYASESFLSWVQDENKVSFPWSMIDKITPRPAEVVQKLLEEDGIEDMAPIITSKNTYIAPFVNAEIPQYLVVEDRFPNGRPALHKAGVYMTDRDTVNKTERMKVTTCLNPLHTALAVYGCLLGYNSIAAEMRDEDLTALVERIGYKEGLPVVTDPGILSPEDFIREVIEYRLPNPFIPDAPQRIATDTSQKIPIRFGETIKAYLADENLDVQTLTAIPLAIAGWLRYLLGVDDEGNAMEISSDPMLSELKEQLKGIRLGEKPEGKEGLEEILSNPVLFGTDLVKAGLSGKIETMLYEMLEGPGAVRKTLQRYVK, from the coding sequence ATGAAACTGAATCGGTCCTGTTTAACAAACCGGGAAGCCTGGGAAAAGGCATCCGTAAAGCTGCCGGAATTTGACTGGGAAAAAATGAGGTCGACCACGGATAAGTCGCCGAAATGGATTCATTTTGGAGCAGGGAATATTTTCCGGGGATTTATCGCAGTTTTGCAGCAGAGCCTGCTAAACGAAGGTCTTGAGGAAAGCGGAATCATCGCGACAGATACCTTTGATTATGATATTATTGATAAAATATATACCCCCTTTGACAATATGACCATGATGGTCAGCTTAAAACCGGACGGAACCATGGACCGGGAGGTTGTGGCAAGCGTTGCCAGGGGCGTAAAAGCTGATGTGAGCAATGAAACAGATTTCGGATATCTGGTGCAGACGTTTGAGAACCCTTCTCTTCAGATGGTAAGCTTTACCATCACTGAAAAAGGATATGCCCTTGCCAATTTCCGCGGAGAGCTTTTTCCTGTTGTGGAAAAGGATATGGAAGATGGTCCGGAAAAAGCCACCCATGCCATGAGCGTAGTGACAGCCCTTCTTCTTAAACGGTATCTTGCAGGAGGTTCACCTTTGGCACTGGTCAGCATGGACAATTGCAGTCATAACGGAGAAAAATTAAGGGACAGTATCGTATCCATCGCTGAAGCATGGACAAAGAAGGGGTATGCCTCCGAGAGTTTCCTTTCCTGGGTTCAGGATGAAAACAAGGTTTCCTTCCCCTGGTCCATGATCGATAAGATCACTCCGCGACCGGCTGAAGTGGTGCAAAAATTACTGGAGGAAGATGGAATCGAAGATATGGCACCCATCATCACCAGCAAAAACACATACATTGCCCCATTTGTCAATGCTGAGATTCCTCAGTATTTAGTGGTAGAAGACCGCTTTCCAAACGGACGTCCGGCACTTCATAAGGCTGGGGTATACATGACAGACCGGGATACGGTAAATAAGACAGAGCGTATGAAGGTTACCACCTGCTTAAATCCTCTGCACACGGCACTGGCAGTATACGGCTGTCTGTTGGGATATAACAGCATTGCTGCAGAGATGAGAGATGAGGACTTAACAGCCCTTGTCGAGCGGATCGGCTACAAAGAAGGCCTTCCGGTGGTTACGGATCCGGGAATCTTAAGTCCTGAAGATTTTATCAGAGAGGTGATAGAATACCGTCTGCCAAATCCATTTATTCCGGATGCCCCGCAGAGAATTGCAACTGATACCAGCCAGAAGATCCCCATCCGTTTTGGAGAGACCATAAAGGCTTATCTGGCAGATGAAAATCTGGATGTGCAGACCTTAACCGCGATTCCGCTGGCGATTGCAGGCTGGCTCCGTTATCTCCTGGGTGTGGATGATGAGGGAAATGCCATGGAGATCAGCAGCGATCCCATGCTTTCAGAATTAAAAGAACAGTTAAAGGGAATCAGGCTGGGAGAAAAGCCTGAAGGAAAAGAGGGACTTGAAGAGATCCTGTCCAATCCTGTTCTTTTTGGAACTGATCTGGTTAAAGCAGGACTTTCCGGAAAAATTGAAACCATGCTTTATGAAATGTTAGAAGGTCCAGGAGCAGTGAGAAAGACACTGCAGCGGTATGTAAAATAA
- a CDS encoding arsenate reductase family protein, giving the protein MNIQIFGTGKCFETKKAQRYFKERGIKYQFIDMKEKGLSKGEYNGVKQAVGGLEAMLDETCKDQEALALIRYIAGEDKDEKVLENQKVLKTPIVRNGRLATVGYRPEVWKNWS; this is encoded by the coding sequence GTGAACATACAGATTTTTGGAACCGGAAAATGTTTTGAGACCAAGAAGGCACAACGCTATTTTAAGGAACGCGGAATCAAATATCAGTTTATTGATATGAAAGAAAAGGGGCTGAGCAAAGGCGAGTACAATGGGGTCAAGCAGGCGGTAGGAGGACTGGAAGCGATGCTTGATGAAACTTGTAAGGATCAGGAAGCCCTTGCGCTTATCAGATACATTGCCGGTGAGGATAAAGATGAAAAGGTCCTAGAGAACCAGAAGGTACTGAAAACTCCTATTGTCAGAAACGGAAGGCTGGCTACGGTTGGATACCGGCCGGAGGTGTGGAAGAATTGGAGTTAG
- a CDS encoding cupin domain-containing protein, producing the protein MKKPEKDQMWVFNKDIEGVQASEGVVRKVLAYCDGMMCVENQFEKGAIGSLHSHPHTQITYVASGKFEFTIGDKKNVVEAGDTLLKQDGIVHGCVCLEKGILVDIFTPMREDFL; encoded by the coding sequence ATGAAAAAGCCAGAGAAAGATCAGATGTGGGTATTTAATAAGGATATAGAAGGTGTTCAGGCTTCCGAAGGCGTTGTCAGAAAGGTTCTGGCATACTGTGATGGAATGATGTGTGTGGAAAACCAGTTTGAGAAGGGGGCTATTGGAAGCCTCCACAGCCACCCCCATACCCAGATTACCTATGTTGCCAGCGGAAAGTTCGAGTTCACCATTGGTGATAAAAAGAATGTCGTAGAGGCAGGAGATACTCTTTTAAAGCAGGACGGCATCGTCCATGGATGCGTTTGCCTTGAAAAGGGGATTTTGGTAGATATTTTTACACCTATGAGAGAAGATTTTTTATAA
- the rd gene encoding rubredoxin produces the protein MGKYVCEPCGYVYDPEIGDPDSGIEPGTAFEDLPEDWVCPVCGVGKDMFVEE, from the coding sequence ATGGGAAAGTATGTTTGTGAGCCATGCGGATATGTGTACGATCCTGAAATCGGTGATCCAGACTCTGGTATTGAGCCAGGTACTGCATTTGAAGATTTACCCGAAGATTGGGTATGCCCAGTTTGCGGAGTTGGTAAGGACATGTTTGTTGAAGAGTAA
- a CDS encoding sodium-translocating pyrophosphatase — protein MDAIYFVSMGSLLGIIFAWVMFLRVKKQPEGTPEMARISEAVRKGANAYLKRQYSGVAIFFIAVFCILLIMAFNGFLSFFTPFAFLTGGFFSGLSGFIGMRTATMANCRTAEGASKSLNKGLQVAFSAGSVMGFTVVGLGLLDLSIWYFILNAAFQHLPVEQRITEITANMLTFGMGASSMALFARVGGGIFTKAADVGADLVGKVEAGIPEDDPRNPAVIADNVGDNVGDVAGMGADLYESYVGSIVSTAALAVAAGYGIKGVSIPMLLAALGVIASVIGTFFVKTEEGASQKNLLKALRTGTYISAAIIVVAAFFIIKLMLPGHMGLYAAVLSGLIAGVLIGAITEYYTSDTYSPTKRLAESSETGAATVIISGLSLGMLSTVAPVIIVSISVLVSYYCSGGASDFNLGLYGIGLSAVGMLSTLGITLATDAYGPIADNAGGIAEMTHMDASVRQRTDALDSLGNTTAATGKGFAIGSAALTALALIASYVDKVHQIQPDLFLDLTITNPKVLVGLFIGGVLPFLFAALTMEAVGKAAQSIVLEVRRQFKTIAGIMEGKAEPDYASCVDMCTKSAQKLMIAPAMIAVVIPIVIGLLLGPEGVCALLAGNTVTGFVLAVMMANSGGAWDNAKKYIEQGAHGGKGSDQHKAAVVGDTVGDPFKDTSGPSINILIKLTSMVSIVFASLVLAFHLL, from the coding sequence ATGGATGCAATTTATTTTGTATCAATGGGGTCATTGTTGGGGATTATCTTTGCCTGGGTCATGTTCCTTCGTGTTAAAAAACAACCAGAGGGTACCCCAGAAATGGCCCGGATCTCTGAAGCTGTAAGAAAAGGGGCAAATGCCTACTTGAAACGTCAATATTCAGGGGTTGCCATATTTTTCATTGCTGTTTTTTGTATTTTACTTATTATGGCATTTAACGGTTTCCTAAGCTTTTTTACCCCGTTTGCATTTTTAACGGGTGGTTTTTTCTCAGGTCTTTCCGGCTTCATAGGTATGCGCACTGCAACTATGGCTAACTGCAGAACTGCAGAAGGAGCTTCAAAAAGTTTGAATAAAGGACTTCAGGTGGCGTTCTCAGCCGGTTCGGTTATGGGTTTTACAGTAGTCGGGCTTGGTCTCCTGGATCTTTCTATTTGGTATTTCATTTTAAACGCAGCTTTTCAACATCTTCCGGTTGAACAGCGCATTACGGAAATCACAGCGAATATGCTGACCTTTGGAATGGGTGCTTCCAGTATGGCCCTCTTTGCCAGGGTTGGCGGCGGTATCTTTACCAAGGCAGCAGATGTGGGGGCAGATCTTGTCGGTAAGGTAGAAGCCGGTATTCCAGAGGATGATCCGCGTAACCCGGCTGTTATAGCCGATAATGTAGGTGATAATGTAGGTGACGTAGCCGGAATGGGCGCTGATCTCTACGAATCCTATGTGGGTTCTATTGTATCAACAGCAGCTCTTGCTGTTGCCGCTGGATACGGAATCAAGGGCGTGTCCATACCGATGCTGCTGGCAGCACTGGGTGTAATCGCTTCCGTCATTGGTACCTTTTTTGTCAAGACAGAGGAAGGTGCCTCTCAGAAGAACCTACTCAAAGCACTTAGAACCGGTACTTATATTAGTGCGGCAATCATTGTTGTTGCAGCGTTTTTTATTATAAAGCTGATGCTTCCCGGTCATATGGGACTTTATGCAGCCGTTCTTTCAGGATTAATAGCGGGTGTTTTAATCGGAGCCATTACAGAATATTACACATCAGATACCTATAGCCCAACTAAAAGATTAGCAGAATCCAGTGAAACCGGAGCCGCAACAGTCATCATCAGCGGATTATCCCTTGGCATGCTTTCTACTGTCGCACCGGTCATCATCGTAAGTATTTCTGTCCTTGTAAGCTACTATTGTTCCGGAGGTGCCAGTGATTTTAACCTCGGACTTTATGGAATCGGTTTATCTGCTGTCGGTATGTTATCCACTTTGGGTATTACACTGGCTACGGATGCTTACGGACCGATCGCTGATAATGCCGGCGGCATTGCTGAGATGACACATATGGATGCTTCCGTAAGACAGAGAACAGACGCTCTGGACTCCCTTGGCAATACCACTGCAGCAACAGGAAAAGGATTTGCCATCGGTTCTGCTGCCCTTACCGCTCTTGCACTGATTGCTTCTTATGTTGATAAAGTACATCAGATTCAACCGGATCTATTCCTGGATTTAACCATAACCAATCCAAAAGTTCTTGTAGGATTGTTTATCGGCGGTGTATTACCGTTCTTATTCGCAGCTCTCACCATGGAGGCCGTAGGCAAAGCCGCACAATCCATCGTATTGGAAGTCCGCCGTCAATTTAAGACCATAGCCGGAATCATGGAAGGAAAAGCGGAACCGGATTATGCTTCCTGTGTTGATATGTGTACAAAATCGGCACAAAAGCTGATGATTGCACCGGCCATGATAGCCGTTGTTATTCCGATTGTCATTGGCTTATTATTAGGGCCGGAAGGCGTATGTGCTCTTCTTGCCGGCAATACCGTTACAGGGTTTGTTCTTGCTGTCATGATGGCTAACTCCGGAGGCGCATGGGATAATGCAAAGAAGTATATTGAACAGGGCGCACATGGCGGAAAGGGAAGCGACCAGCATAAAGCCGCAGTCGTAGGCGATACGGTAGGTGATCCGTTTAAGGATACTTCCGGACCATCGATCAACATTCTAATAAAACTTACTTCCATGGTTTCTATTGTATTTGCATCACTTGTTCTGGCTTTCCATTTATTATAA
- a CDS encoding N-acetylmuramoyl-L-alanine amidase family protein, protein MTHFKNLLPAAAKALLLAVLISTTSSSVSWAEEETGPAFAPPVTKTITPEIGPGVRSNNSNFIVVLDPGHGKTGGHYSGCNFVYNGVTYYEDEITMKIASYTKKYLEQFSNYTVYLTKDSAEVTVPLDQRAAFAASVHADLFVSQHVDSALGNGTVKNAYGVSSMAPRTGRYNNELALQSQEAASTILKQLNSLGLNNRGLILRDSENGTLFPDGSQADYYAIPRYSQMYGIRGFIIEHGFLNHTSDLTLFLSTEEQYKALGEADAKGIMEYLQKAGKSTFVQTAPATQTAQTTQNTNSQNEGTVAPPAVSESKGPGVS, encoded by the coding sequence ATGACACACTTTAAGAACTTACTGCCTGCAGCCGCCAAGGCCCTTTTACTTGCTGTTCTTATTTCTACCACCTCCTCTTCCGTCTCATGGGCAGAAGAAGAAACCGGGCCGGCCTTTGCACCTCCGGTAACCAAGACAATTACACCTGAAATAGGACCGGGCGTACGAAGCAACAACTCCAACTTTATCGTAGTCCTGGATCCGGGCCATGGCAAGACAGGCGGGCATTATTCCGGCTGCAACTTTGTATATAATGGAGTCACCTATTATGAAGATGAGATCACCATGAAGATCGCTTCCTATACAAAGAAGTATCTGGAACAGTTTTCCAATTATACGGTTTATTTAACAAAGGACAGTGCAGAAGTCACCGTCCCTCTGGATCAGCGGGCCGCCTTTGCCGCCTCTGTACATGCAGATCTTTTCGTAAGCCAGCATGTAGATTCGGCTTTGGGAAACGGCACAGTGAAAAATGCTTATGGAGTCAGCTCCATGGCCCCCAGAACCGGCCGCTATAACAACGAACTGGCCCTCCAGTCCCAGGAAGCCGCAAGTACCATCCTAAAGCAGTTAAATAGTCTGGGACTTAACAACCGGGGACTGATTCTCCGGGATTCGGAGAACGGGACCTTATTCCCCGACGGAAGCCAGGCCGATTATTATGCGATTCCCCGTTATTCCCAGATGTATGGAATCAGAGGCTTTATCATTGAACACGGCTTTTTAAACCATACCAGCGACTTGACCCTGTTTTTGTCAACAGAGGAGCAGTATAAGGCACTGGGAGAGGCGGATGCAAAAGGAATTATGGAATATCTGCAAAAAGCAGGTAAATCTACATTTGTCCAGACAGCTCCGGCCACTCAGACAGCTCAGACAACCCAGAATACCAACAGTCAGAACGAAGGGACTGTTGCTCCACCCGCTGTCTCCGAAAGTAAGGGGCCTGGTGTAAGTTAA
- a CDS encoding tRNA dihydrouridine synthase: protein MKYYFAPMEGITGYIYRNAHRKFFDQVDIYVTPFIVPTQNRKFTSREKNDILPEHNVGLHVIPQILTNKGEDFIWAANELKQFGYEEVNLNLGCPSPTVVTKGRGSGFLGEPELLQIFFDQIFSALDMKISVKTRIGKDSPEEFGRLMEIYNKYPIEELIIHPRVQKDLYKNEPDWKVMKEAVSLSKNPLCYNGNLFSAEDYKEFTTAFPSIDHIMLGRGMVANPGLAGEMKNGEKMEKGQLKAFHDEILKGYEEIISGDRNVLFKMKELWAYMIQMFDGSEKHGKKIRKSQHLADYRAVVDSLFGELDLKESGGAFGGV from the coding sequence ATGAAGTATTATTTTGCCCCCATGGAGGGGATCACCGGCTACATTTACCGGAACGCTCACCGTAAATTTTTTGATCAGGTAGATATATATGTGACTCCTTTTATTGTGCCCACCCAGAACCGTAAATTTACCTCCAGGGAAAAAAATGACATTTTGCCGGAGCATAACGTGGGATTGCATGTGATTCCTCAGATTCTCACCAATAAAGGGGAAGATTTTATATGGGCGGCAAATGAACTAAAGCAATTCGGATATGAAGAGGTGAATTTAAATCTGGGCTGCCCTTCTCCCACAGTGGTTACTAAGGGCCGGGGATCCGGCTTTCTTGGAGAACCGGAACTGCTTCAAATCTTCTTTGATCAGATCTTTTCCGCCTTGGATATGAAAATTTCTGTAAAGACCAGGATCGGAAAGGACAGCCCGGAGGAATTTGGAAGGCTCATGGAAATTTATAACAAATATCCGATCGAGGAGCTGATCATCCATCCCAGGGTCCAGAAGGACCTCTATAAGAATGAACCTGATTGGAAGGTGATGAAGGAGGCAGTCTCATTAAGCAAAAACCCTCTGTGCTACAACGGAAACTTGTTTTCCGCGGAAGATTATAAGGAATTTACTACGGCCTTTCCTTCCATAGACCATATCATGCTTGGAAGGGGAATGGTGGCCAATCCCGGACTTGCAGGGGAAATGAAAAACGGGGAGAAAATGGAAAAGGGGCAGCTGAAAGCCTTTCATGATGAGATCCTGAAAGGATATGAAGAGATCATATCCGGGGACCGCAATGTCCTGTTTAAGATGAAGGAGCTGTGGGCTTATATGATCCAGATGTTCGACGGCAGCGAAAAACACGGGAAAAAGATCAGAAAATCCCAGCACCTTGCAGATTACAGGGCAGTGGTTGACAGCCTGTTTGGAGAACTGGATTTAAAAGAATCGGGTGGGGCTTTTGGCGGCGTATAA
- a CDS encoding amidohydrolase, with the protein MASKLLIKNAKAIITCDENDHVYKDTDILIEGPKIVSIGPGIEEEGAQVIDGSGKFVYPGLINTHHHFFQTFVRNLITIDYPNLTVMDWIDKIYRIFQIVDNDVIYYSTLTAFADLIKHGCTCAFDHQYCYTKKTGKDPVDRQMEAANLMGIRYHAGRGSNTLPRNEGSSIPDNMLETTDEFIKDCERLIRLYHDPNPYSMQQIVMAPCQPINCRPETFTETVAAARSMGVRMHTHLGEGETEGIKARCGKRTLEWCRDIGFIGEDVWYAHNWEVLPEEYRLLAETGTGISHCPAPAVLGGFPILDIKAMEEAGVLISLGCDGSATNDSSNLLDALRSAYLMQTYHAKERGGCVSAYDMLKIATVNGAKTLGRPDLGSLEPEKAADLFMIDAEALELTGAIHDPKNLLARVGLTGNVWLTMINGNVVYKDGVITGVDERRLASEGEAVCTRVIRKPSEAFRPFL; encoded by the coding sequence ATGGCTTCAAAATTATTAATAAAGAATGCCAAAGCAATTATAACCTGCGATGAAAATGACCATGTGTACAAAGACACCGATATCCTGATTGAAGGGCCTAAGATTGTGTCAATAGGCCCTGGGATAGAGGAAGAAGGAGCACAGGTTATTGACGGTTCAGGAAAATTTGTATACCCGGGACTAATCAACACCCATCATCACTTCTTTCAAACCTTTGTAAGGAATCTGATCACCATTGATTATCCGAATCTGACGGTCATGGACTGGATCGATAAGATCTACCGGATCTTTCAGATCGTTGACAATGATGTCATTTATTATTCCACTCTTACGGCTTTTGCCGATTTAATCAAGCACGGCTGCACCTGCGCCTTTGACCACCAGTACTGCTATACGAAGAAAACCGGCAAGGATCCGGTGGACCGGCAGATGGAAGCAGCAAATCTTATGGGAATCCGTTATCATGCAGGGAGGGGCAGCAACACGCTTCCAAGGAATGAGGGGAGCTCGATTCCAGATAATATGCTGGAGACCACAGATGAATTTATAAAAGACTGTGAAAGGCTTATCCGTCTCTACCATGATCCCAATCCTTATTCCATGCAGCAGATCGTCATGGCGCCCTGCCAGCCGATCAACTGCAGGCCGGAAACATTTACCGAAACCGTTGCCGCAGCCAGAAGCATGGGCGTTAGGATGCACACCCATTTAGGAGAGGGGGAGACGGAAGGGATCAAGGCCCGCTGCGGAAAGCGCACTCTGGAATGGTGCAGGGACATCGGCTTTATCGGAGAAGACGTCTGGTATGCCCATAACTGGGAAGTGCTGCCGGAAGAATACAGGCTGCTTGCTGAAACAGGAACCGGAATTTCCCATTGTCCTGCGCCGGCTGTGCTGGGAGGTTTCCCGATTCTTGATATCAAGGCCATGGAGGAGGCTGGAGTGCTTATAAGCCTTGGCTGTGACGGATCCGCGACCAATGACAGCTCCAATCTTCTTGATGCCCTTCGCTCGGCTTATCTGATGCAGACTTATCATGCAAAGGAAAGGGGCGGCTGTGTATCCGCCTATGATATGTTAAAAATCGCTACCGTAAATGGAGCAAAGACTCTGGGAAGACCGGATCTTGGTTCTCTTGAACCGGAAAAGGCAGCTGATCTGTTTATGATAGATGCAGAAGCCCTGGAGCTTACGGGAGCAATCCATGATCCTAAAAATCTCCTTGCAAGGGTTGGCTTGACAGGAAACGTATGGCTCACTATGATTAATGGAAACGTGGTTTATAAGGATGGCGTGATCACCGGAGTGGACGAGAGACGGTTGGCTTCTGAGGGAGAGGCGGTCTGCACCAGAGTGATACGAAAGCCAAGCGAGGCATTCCGTCCGTTTTTATAA
- a CDS encoding MerR family transcriptional regulator, with the protein MKEFLSIGEMGSLFGLNIQTLYYYDSIDIFKPRMRDLKNGRRKYEFDQIYELATVCYMRKLGYSLEEITKQRSTQHAGSALDSLKQRSEELHRQWMELISIDEAIQRKLRFIEEEMENIRTDEITIRHFEDRAYLAIGEEEMIYRQNSFYFYPTIAFYQGEGKYFGAYLYPSGEPLPETIRKDQIRKIPGGDFLCGYHLGSYETVPATIERIRNARPDLEFEDLTINFNILDQFVENQSSNYITHTQIRILKP; encoded by the coding sequence TTGAAGGAATTTTTATCCATTGGAGAGATGGGATCACTATTCGGGCTGAATATACAGACCCTGTATTATTATGACAGCATAGACATATTTAAGCCAAGGATGCGGGACTTAAAAAACGGCAGGAGAAAATACGAGTTTGACCAGATTTATGAACTGGCAACCGTATGCTACATGCGAAAGCTTGGATACTCCCTGGAGGAAATTACAAAGCAGCGGAGCACACAGCATGCCGGTTCCGCTCTGGATTCCTTAAAGCAGCGTTCAGAGGAGCTTCACAGGCAATGGATGGAGCTGATTTCCATTGATGAGGCCATTCAGAGAAAACTTCGTTTTATTGAAGAAGAAATGGAAAATATCCGCACGGATGAGATCACCATCCGCCATTTTGAGGACAGGGCCTATCTTGCCATTGGTGAAGAAGAAATGATCTATCGGCAGAATTCCTTCTATTTTTATCCTACCATTGCCTTTTATCAGGGAGAAGGGAAATATTTCGGAGCTTATTTATATCCTTCTGGCGAACCGCTGCCGGAGACCATAAGAAAGGATCAGATCCGTAAAATTCCTGGCGGCGATTTTTTGTGCGGCTATCACCTGGGCTCTTATGAGACGGTTCCTGCTACCATAGAGCGGATCCGGAACGCTAGACCGGATCTGGAATTTGAAGATCTTACCATTAATTTTAACATTCTGGATCAGTTTGTGGAAAACCAAAGCTCCAATTACATCACTCATACGCAGATCCGGATATTGAAACCTTAA